One window of Saprospiraceae bacterium genomic DNA carries:
- a CDS encoding CRTAC1 family protein codes for MKTIVYLVVALLGIAFAFFKCSTSQDSTQKMSQMLQSIYQKNLAPDNPFAPIAALKLYDSILKQNLSEMDRMELLFRRGFALLAMGREAESVQQLEFLSQRLTDPYDPSTIILMKKLSISYLRLGEKQNCVTNHTVESCLLPIRGTGIHKDQSNSRNAITILNKILEKEPMDFESRWILNIAYMTVGEYPTQVPTKFLIPNLDKDPTEENFKPFVDIAPMLGIISSNLAGGAITDDFNGDGFLDIITSDWSLKGTMHCYINDGKGSFSDVSQSSNLSQLTGGLNIMQTDYDNDGDLDIFVARGAWMNKYGEQPKSLLRNNGDVTFTDVTEESGLISMRPTQAAVWRDFNKDGWLDLFIGNEATPNTTDYPSQLFINDKKGHFTEVAEQAGCQLIDFIKGVTAGDYNNDGFEDIYISSLTGQQVLLKNMGVKNNIPIFQNVTHEAGLDDIKAKTFPTWFWDYNNDGWLDIFVSGYDFGKSIATTTCMEELGIEQTICQMHLYRNNKNGSFTNVSNEAGLKHAVYAMGANFGDVDNDGYLDLYLATGNPEFESLVPNRLFKNSADGKFTDVTVAARVGNLQKGHGVAISDMDNDGDQDIFVEIGGAFPGDFFHNSFYLNPGQNNNNWIQVLLEGSDSNKAAIGSRIKISITENGTKRDIYRDVNSGGSFGSSSLRKDIGLGSAAIIDELTITWQKSQKQEVFHNIPVNQRLKIKEGENKITKIELAPLRFLGDSTKIPMCKPAII; via the coding sequence ATGAAAACAATCGTGTATTTAGTTGTTGCACTCCTTGGAATCGCTTTTGCTTTCTTTAAGTGCTCAACGTCCCAGGATTCAACTCAAAAGATGAGTCAAATGCTTCAGTCCATTTATCAGAAAAATTTAGCACCTGATAATCCATTTGCACCCATTGCTGCATTAAAATTATATGATTCCATTTTAAAACAGAATTTAAGTGAAATGGATCGGATGGAGCTCCTGTTTAGAAGAGGTTTTGCTTTGCTTGCAATGGGCAGAGAAGCTGAATCTGTACAACAATTAGAATTTTTATCTCAAAGATTGACCGATCCATATGATCCCAGTACCATTATTTTAATGAAAAAACTGTCAATATCTTATTTGCGTTTGGGTGAAAAACAAAACTGTGTAACAAATCATACAGTAGAATCTTGTTTGTTGCCAATTCGTGGTACTGGCATTCATAAAGATCAATCCAATTCAAGAAATGCCATCACGATTTTAAATAAAATACTTGAAAAAGAACCCATGGATTTTGAAAGTCGTTGGATACTCAATATTGCTTATATGACGGTTGGAGAATATCCGACCCAGGTTCCTACTAAATTCCTGATACCCAATTTAGACAAAGATCCTACCGAAGAAAATTTTAAACCATTTGTGGATATCGCTCCAATGCTTGGGATTATTTCCAGTAATCTCGCAGGTGGTGCAATAACGGATGATTTTAATGGAGATGGTTTTTTAGATATCATTACTTCTGACTGGTCATTAAAAGGAACTATGCATTGTTATATCAATGATGGCAAAGGCAGCTTTTCAGATGTAAGCCAATCTTCTAATTTATCTCAATTAACCGGTGGATTAAATATTATGCAAACAGATTATGATAATGATGGTGATCTTGATATTTTCGTTGCAAGGGGTGCGTGGATGAATAAGTATGGAGAACAACCCAAATCCTTGTTACGAAATAACGGGGATGTTACATTTACTGATGTTACCGAAGAAAGTGGATTGATCTCCATGCGTCCAACGCAGGCCGCGGTGTGGCGAGATTTTAATAAAGATGGCTGGCTTGATTTATTTATTGGCAATGAAGCCACTCCAAATACGACCGACTATCCCAGCCAATTATTTATCAATGATAAAAAGGGTCACTTTACAGAGGTTGCAGAACAAGCCGGTTGTCAGCTAATTGATTTTATCAAAGGTGTAACTGCAGGTGATTATAACAATGATGGGTTTGAAGATATTTACATTTCAAGTTTAACAGGTCAACAGGTATTACTAAAAAATATGGGTGTAAAAAATAACATTCCAATTTTCCAAAATGTAACTCATGAAGCTGGTTTAGATGATATTAAAGCAAAAACTTTTCCTACTTGGTTTTGGGATTATAACAACGATGGATGGTTAGATATTTTTGTGAGTGGTTATGATTTTGGAAAATCCATTGCGACAACCACTTGTATGGAAGAACTTGGTATAGAACAAACGATTTGTCAAATGCATTTATATCGAAACAATAAAAACGGTAGTTTTACAAATGTTTCGAATGAAGCCGGTCTGAAACATGCAGTGTATGCAATGGGTGCAAATTTTGGCGATGTAGACAATGATGGATATTTAGATTTGTATTTAGCAACAGGAAATCCGGAATTTGAATCCTTAGTACCAAATCGTTTGTTTAAAAATTCTGCGGATGGAAAATTTACCGATGTAACGGTAGCTGCCCGTGTTGGAAACTTACAAAAAGGCCATGGCGTTGCAATATCAGATATGGATAATGATGGAGATCAGGATATTTTTGTTGAAATCGGCGGTGCATTTCCGGGTGATTTTTTTCACAATTCCTTTTATCTTAATCCGGGGCAAAATAATAACAACTGGATTCAAGTCCTTTTGGAAGGGAGTGATTCCAATAAAGCTGCTATTGGATCCCGCATTAAAATCAGCATCACTGAAAATGGAACGAAACGGGATATATACAGAGATGTAAATTCCGGTGGAAGCTTTGGTTCGTCTTCTTTAAGAAAAGATATTGGTTTGGGCAGTGCTGCAATTATTGATGAACTTACAATAACCTGGCAGAAATCTCAGAAACAAGAAGTCTTTCATAATATACCTGTTAATCAACGATTGAAAATTAAAGAAGGCGAAA